From a single Collibacillus ludicampi genomic region:
- a CDS encoding HoxN/HupN/NixA family nickel/cobalt transporter codes for MKSHPLFGYGMIIIGLHIFGLLSLFLVARNYPALFGIGFLAYTLGLRHAFDADHIAAIDNTVRKLIQDRKEPSGVGLFFSLGHSTVVFLLTLLTTITVGWVQTQMPYLKEYGELIGTTVSGSFLLFIGIINLLILVNICKAFSRMYRGIYEAKEIERLLLSRGFLSRYIGRFFHIISQSWHVYPLGFLFGLGFDTASEIALLAISAGAVEKGVPLLGILSLPILFAAGMSLMDTADEVFMTKAYGWAFQNPLRKMYFNLVVTALSVVSALLIGLVELTQALIPHLGLKNVSLSWLENFDVGGLGYYLVLLFVVSWVCSYGMWKLLRLEERGGS; via the coding sequence ATGAAAAGTCATCCGTTGTTCGGTTATGGAATGATTATTATTGGTTTACACATCTTTGGTTTACTTAGCCTGTTTCTTGTCGCCAGAAACTACCCTGCATTGTTTGGAATCGGTTTTTTGGCCTATACACTTGGGCTTCGTCACGCATTTGATGCCGATCATATTGCAGCGATCGATAATACGGTTCGGAAGCTGATCCAAGACAGAAAGGAACCATCGGGAGTAGGACTCTTCTTTTCCTTAGGACATTCCACGGTGGTGTTTTTACTTACCTTATTAACAACGATTACGGTGGGGTGGGTACAGACCCAAATGCCCTATTTGAAAGAATATGGTGAACTGATTGGCACAACGGTTTCCGGATCGTTTTTACTTTTTATAGGAATAATCAACCTGCTTATTTTGGTTAATATTTGCAAGGCATTTTCGAGAATGTATCGAGGAATCTATGAAGCGAAAGAAATAGAACGATTGCTGTTATCCCGCGGTTTTTTGTCCCGTTATATCGGGCGGTTCTTTCATATCATTAGCCAGAGTTGGCATGTGTATCCGTTAGGCTTTTTATTTGGTTTGGGTTTTGATACCGCCAGCGAGATTGCTCTATTGGCTATATCGGCAGGTGCAGTCGAGAAAGGTGTACCTCTATTGGGTATCCTGTCTCTGCCGATCTTATTTGCAGCAGGTATGAGTCTGATGGATACTGCCGACGAGGTGTTTATGACCAAAGCTTATGGATGGGCTTTTCAAAATCCTTTGCGCAAAATGTATTTCAATCTCGTTGTAACCGCTCTTTCTGTGGTATCTGCGTTACTTATTGGTCTTGTCGAATTAACACAAGCACTCATTCCTCACCTGGGGTTGAAAAACGTCTCTCTGTCCTGGTTAGAGAACTTTGACGTTGGGGGGCTCGGATATTATTTAGTCCTGCTTTTTGTTGTCTCGTGGGTCTGTTCTTATGGAATGTGGAAGCTGTTACGACTCGAGGAACGCGGAGGCTCTTGA
- the argF gene encoding ornithine carbamoyltransferase, translating into MPKAMPVINDWQIQRLKGRDFIDFKDFSVEELEYLLSLSMTVKKKFKAGELYQPLRGKTLGMIFTKASTRTRVSFEVGMYQLGGHALFLSGSDTQIGRGEPIADTAQVLSRYVDGIMIRTFAHEDVLELAKYASVPVINALTDLHHPCQVLADILTLHEHKQTLRGLTVAYVGDGNNMAHSWLMAAPKFGLNIRVASPKGYTCDAGIVAEAKEWAKQLGTEMIITEDPVEAVQQADVIYTDVWASMGQEAEQQERLRAFQGYQVNEELCKHAKPDYLFMHCLPAHRGEEVAAEIIDGPHSVVFDEAENRLHVQKAILVATMA; encoded by the coding sequence ATGCCGAAAGCGATGCCTGTGATCAATGATTGGCAGATTCAACGCTTAAAGGGCCGGGATTTTATCGATTTCAAAGATTTTTCGGTGGAGGAACTTGAATATCTCTTATCTTTATCGATGACCGTAAAGAAAAAGTTTAAAGCCGGAGAACTCTATCAACCGCTGCGAGGAAAAACATTAGGGATGATCTTCACGAAAGCGTCCACGCGTACACGTGTTTCGTTTGAAGTCGGCATGTACCAACTGGGAGGTCATGCGCTTTTCCTTTCGGGAAGCGATACGCAGATCGGCCGCGGCGAGCCGATCGCCGATACCGCCCAAGTGCTTTCCCGCTATGTCGATGGCATCATGATTCGCACGTTTGCTCACGAAGATGTCTTGGAATTGGCGAAATATGCTTCGGTTCCCGTCATCAACGCATTGACCGATCTGCATCATCCTTGCCAGGTGCTCGCCGATATCCTGACATTGCATGAACATAAGCAAACGTTAAGAGGTTTAACGGTCGCTTATGTCGGCGACGGAAACAATATGGCGCACTCTTGGCTGATGGCTGCGCCGAAATTCGGACTGAACATTCGCGTAGCGAGTCCGAAAGGTTACACTTGTGATGCGGGTATCGTAGCCGAAGCCAAAGAGTGGGCGAAACAATTGGGGACGGAAATGATCATCACGGAAGACCCTGTCGAGGCTGTACAACAAGCGGACGTCATTTATACCGATGTATGGGCTTCGATGGGGCAAGAAGCGGAGCAACAGGAACGCCTGCGAGCGTTTCAGGGTTACCAAGTGAATGAGGAACTTTGCAAACACGCCAAACCTGATTACCTGTTTATGCATTGTCTGCCCGCGCACCGTGGCGAAGAAGTCGCGGCGGAAATCATCGATGGCCCACATTCGGTTGTTTTTGACGAAGCGGAAAACCGCTTGCATGTTCAAAAAGCGATTCTCGTTGCGACGATGGCATGA
- the larB gene encoding nickel pincer cofactor biosynthesis protein LarB yields the protein MNLKEILSRVRNGQLSVEQAEQEIRGFEDLGFGKVDYAREARTGYPEVIFGMGKTPEQVQILFSRLYAKHGKVMVTRANEKMVELVQQEVPEAIYDPLSRLLTAGGWERRFAGTVAVVSAGTADLPVAEEAAKSAEWMGNPVDRIYDVGVAGIDRLLAQRERIQSATVIIVVAGMEGALASVVGGFVRRPVIAVPTSIGYGAHFSGLTPLLSMLTSCASGVTVVNIDNGFGAAVSASMIQQAILETAREPLYTFSEI from the coding sequence ATGAATCTTAAGGAAATACTATCCCGCGTCCGGAATGGACAATTATCCGTCGAGCAAGCAGAACAGGAGATACGTGGTTTTGAAGACTTGGGATTCGGGAAAGTGGATTATGCACGCGAGGCCAGAACGGGTTATCCGGAAGTGATTTTCGGAATGGGAAAGACACCTGAGCAGGTGCAAATTCTTTTTTCCCGCCTTTATGCAAAGCATGGCAAGGTGATGGTAACCCGAGCCAATGAAAAAATGGTCGAGCTTGTACAACAGGAAGTTCCCGAAGCGATATATGATCCCCTGTCACGTTTGTTAACAGCAGGGGGCTGGGAACGGCGGTTTGCAGGAACAGTAGCAGTTGTTTCTGCCGGGACTGCCGATCTTCCGGTTGCTGAGGAAGCAGCAAAATCCGCGGAATGGATGGGAAATCCTGTGGATCGAATCTACGATGTCGGGGTAGCAGGTATCGACCGTCTTCTCGCACAACGCGAGCGCATACAATCAGCCACTGTGATTATTGTAGTCGCCGGTATGGAAGGTGCGTTGGCGAGTGTCGTAGGTGGGTTCGTCCGCCGGCCAGTGATCGCCGTTCCAACCAGTATTGGTTACGGTGCGCATTTTTCCGGACTGACCCCTTTACTCTCCATGCTGACATCCTGTGCGTCTGGTGTCACGGTGGTCAACATTGATAACGGTTTTGGTGCTGCGGTTTCTGCTTCAATGATCCAACAGGCAATTTTGGAAACCGCGCGCGAACCACTGTATACTTTTTCCGAAATATGA
- a CDS encoding carbamoyl phosphate synthase small subunit — translation MKGCLILENKRIFTGDMIGHCDRGYGEVVFHTGMTGYQEILTDPSYMGQIVVMTYPLIGNYGINPDDFESHRPWLTGFITAEACHSPNHYQSKQTLDAYLKANRIIGLCGVDTRALVREIRAQGTMKGWILPGVTEIESFDSLEFPDLPTDQVARVTTPNMYAASSAGMYHVVVVDFGGKENIKNSLVRLGCKVTVVPARTSFETIQSLQPDGIMLTNGPGDPMSCVDVLPTIRKLAEHYPVFGICLGHQLLSLAFGAKTGKMRFGHRGSNHPVKDLTTGKVWITSQNHGYAVLTEDLPDVLSVTHVNVNDGTIEGIRHKTLPAFSVQYHPEACPGPKDSEYLFKSFMQLMSERREQSLVYAT, via the coding sequence GTGAAAGGATGCTTGATCCTCGAGAACAAACGCATATTTACGGGAGACATGATCGGTCATTGTGACCGCGGGTACGGAGAGGTGGTCTTTCACACAGGAATGACCGGGTATCAGGAAATCCTGACAGACCCCTCATATATGGGACAGATCGTCGTGATGACGTATCCGCTGATCGGGAATTATGGAATCAACCCGGACGATTTTGAGTCACACCGTCCATGGCTCACGGGATTTATCACGGCAGAAGCGTGCCATTCACCGAATCATTACCAATCGAAACAGACGCTCGACGCCTATTTGAAAGCGAATCGGATCATCGGGCTCTGCGGTGTCGATACACGCGCGCTCGTGCGTGAAATTCGCGCACAGGGTACGATGAAAGGATGGATTCTTCCTGGTGTCACAGAGATAGAATCGTTTGATTCGTTGGAATTTCCTGACTTGCCAACCGATCAAGTGGCGCGGGTGACAACGCCGAATATGTATGCAGCCTCTTCAGCAGGAATGTACCATGTGGTCGTTGTCGATTTTGGCGGAAAGGAAAATATCAAAAACTCCCTGGTGCGCTTGGGTTGCAAAGTGACTGTCGTACCGGCGCGCACCTCTTTTGAAACGATTCAATCCTTGCAGCCTGACGGAATCATGTTGACCAACGGACCTGGGGATCCGATGTCATGTGTTGATGTTTTGCCGACCATTCGCAAACTGGCTGAGCATTATCCTGTCTTCGGAATTTGTTTAGGACACCAGTTGTTGTCGCTCGCATTCGGCGCGAAAACAGGAAAGATGCGCTTCGGTCATCGTGGATCGAATCACCCGGTGAAAGACCTCACCACCGGAAAAGTGTGGATCACATCGCAAAATCACGGGTACGCCGTTTTAACGGAAGATTTGCCGGACGTTCTCTCCGTTACACATGTCAATGTGAACGATGGGACGATCGAAGGGATTCGCCATAAGACATTGCCCGCATTTTCGGTACAGTATCATCCGGAAGCGTGCCCGGGACCCAAAGATTCGGAATACCTGTTCAAATCCTTTATGCAGCTCATGTCGGAACGGAGGGAACAAAGCCTTGTCTACGCAACCTAA
- a CDS encoding YezD family protein, whose translation MSQTNVHWINDPRIETILKALEGLEYGSLQITVHESQITQIDRTEKKRFPLERMQPSKQTSLSRRNHK comes from the coding sequence ATGTCGCAAACAAATGTTCATTGGATCAACGATCCCCGCATCGAAACCATTTTGAAAGCTTTAGAAGGACTGGAATACGGATCGTTGCAAATCACTGTTCATGAATCCCAAATTACGCAAATTGATCGCACCGAAAAGAAACGCTTTCCTCTTGAACGCATGCAACCATCGAAGCAAACATCTTTATCGCGCCGTAATCATAAGTAA
- a CDS encoding glycosyltransferase 87 family protein: MSILKGRKLKIALIIVLLLSVGISFYSLWNYRGESSSISTSRPQQTFKPGERFAQHGGNHSPGREMSPKHDLTLDAKAGSPWRNNVDNNKGGMHSFGGNRFDRSASSSPYAVPLAVYTVLFFGVSAAAYSMVICKNARIQEKKKSTLIWMLLGAGLFLRIAAAPWIPGHPFDINLFKSWAISAANNLTGFYSISSSDYPPFYIYILYMVGKLASVSTMSHYFTLLIKLPSILADVATAYLLYKVARKYVSFEMSLMIAAFYTFNPAIFINSTFWGQVDSFFTLIVVAAIHLLSQNRMGWSTVLLAAAVLMKPQGIIYLPVLMFELFRVKRLKSWFIVAVSGWVTALLIVAPFSFGQDPMWLFKLYSRTLNEYPYASVNAFNFFSLLGANYKQDTSKLLLFSYHTWGMLFIVIVTLFSWWMYRKGRNGKFASVAALVQIAGVFTFSSSMHERYLFPAAALALLAYTYLQDKRLLWLSAGFSLTIFINTYSIFYNSVNGGAPYNFTLFMTSLLNVLLCVFLAKVVWDHCFLKVRHGGVQDCAVD, translated from the coding sequence ATGTCCATCCTAAAAGGTCGTAAGCTTAAAATAGCCCTGATTATCGTTTTACTCCTATCAGTTGGAATAAGCTTCTATTCCCTATGGAACTACCGGGGCGAATCTTCCTCCATAAGCACGAGTAGACCGCAACAAACTTTCAAGCCGGGAGAAAGATTTGCGCAGCATGGAGGCAACCATTCTCCGGGAAGAGAAATGTCCCCCAAACATGATCTTACCCTTGACGCAAAAGCAGGTTCCCCTTGGAGAAACAACGTTGATAATAACAAGGGCGGTATGCATTCTTTTGGTGGAAACCGGTTCGACAGATCTGCATCATCTTCCCCGTATGCGGTGCCTCTTGCCGTGTACACCGTACTGTTTTTCGGCGTATCGGCCGCCGCGTATTCTATGGTTATCTGCAAAAACGCGCGGATCCAAGAGAAGAAAAAGTCGACGCTGATATGGATGCTGCTTGGAGCAGGCCTATTTTTGCGGATCGCCGCTGCTCCGTGGATACCTGGGCATCCTTTTGACATCAATTTGTTCAAAAGCTGGGCCATTTCTGCAGCCAACAATCTTACAGGATTTTATTCGATCAGCTCCAGTGATTACCCACCCTTTTACATATATATCCTGTACATGGTCGGAAAACTTGCGTCAGTCTCCACGATGAGTCATTACTTTACACTGCTTATCAAACTTCCTTCAATTCTCGCGGATGTGGCGACCGCCTATCTGCTTTACAAGGTGGCACGTAAGTACGTTTCCTTTGAGATGAGCTTAATGATTGCAGCCTTCTATACATTTAACCCGGCAATTTTTATCAACTCTACATTTTGGGGACAGGTCGATTCCTTTTTCACTTTGATCGTCGTAGCTGCGATACATCTCCTTTCGCAAAACAGGATGGGCTGGTCGACGGTTCTCTTGGCGGCAGCTGTGCTGATGAAGCCTCAGGGAATTATCTATCTCCCTGTGCTCATGTTCGAGTTGTTCAGGGTAAAGCGTTTGAAATCATGGTTTATTGTGGCAGTTTCCGGATGGGTCACCGCGTTGCTCATCGTTGCGCCCTTCTCTTTTGGTCAGGATCCTATGTGGCTATTCAAGCTCTATTCACGCACATTGAATGAGTATCCGTATGCTTCAGTCAATGCTTTCAACTTCTTCAGTCTTCTTGGGGCGAACTACAAACAGGATACATCGAAGTTGTTACTATTCAGTTATCATACTTGGGGAATGTTATTTATTGTAATCGTGACCCTTTTTTCGTGGTGGATGTACAGAAAAGGCCGCAACGGAAAGTTCGCTTCGGTTGCAGCGCTTGTGCAGATTGCAGGTGTATTTACCTTTTCTTCCAGCATGCACGAAAGGTACTTGTTTCCAGCGGCTGCTCTCGCTTTATTGGCGTATACCTACCTGCAAGACAAGAGGCTGCTATGGTTATCGGCCGGATTCAGTTTAACGATATTTATAAACACGTACTCCATTTTCTACAATTCCGTTAATGGCGGAGCACCCTACAATTTTACGCTGTTTATGACTTCACTCTTAAATGTCCTTCTGTGTGTGTTTCTTGCTAAAGTTGTATGGGATCATTGCTTCCTGAAAGTCAGACATGGCGGGGTGCAAGATTGTGCTGTTGATTAG
- the carB gene encoding carbamoyl-phosphate synthase (glutamine-hydrolyzing) large subunit — translation MSTQPNLSTILVIGSGPIIIGQAAEFDYAGTQACKALREEGYRVILVNSNPATIMTDQDIADVVYMEPLTVDVISRIIEKERPQGLLATLGGQTALNLAVQLSESGVLEKFGVSILGTPLESIKRAEDRQLFKEMMQSIGQPIPESLVVETLEEGLEFVKQIGLPVIIRPAYTLGGTGGGIAETMEQFLAIATRGLKQSPIGQILVEKSIRGWKEIEYEVMRDANDTCITICNMENIDPVGVHTGDSIVVAPSQTLTDQEYQMLRTAACDIIRELKIEGGCNVQFALHPTSKQYYVIEVNPRVSRSSALASKATGYPIAKIAAKIAVGHHLDQIINPVTGKTYASFEPALDYVVVKVPRWPFDKFSTADRTLGTQMKATGEVMALERTFEAALQKALRSLEIGADGLEWKALKQLSTDEIYNYLAGEPDDRRMFYLAEAFRRGMTVEEASERTGIDRFFLRKIADLIHTEQELSKIGLSALTPEMMLRAKQLGFSDSRIAKLVGSDERTIREWRERNGIRPAYLLVDTCAAEFESATPYYYSTYSGSDEVPATNGKKAMVLGSGPIRIGQGIEFDYCSVHAIWALKKQGYETIIMNNNPETVSTDFDTADRLYFEPLTVENVLDVIEKEGVEQVFVQFGGQTAINLAGPLAEYGVPIAGTSLAAIDRAENREAFRDFLLKQGIPQSEGGTAFDVPGAVRVAEQLGYPVIVRPSYVIGGRAMAVVHNERELVEYMSLAANVNPDQPVLIDQYLCGKEVEVDAVSDGKHVLIPGIFEHIERAGVHSGDSMAVYPPQSLSEEEIATLVDYTERIAKHLPVIGLVNIQFVIYQGNIYVLEVNPRASRTVPIISKVTGIPMVDLSIQVQCGKSLADLPYGTGLAANRPFVVVKAPVFSFAKITGFDIHLGPEMKSTGEVLGIGDDYPAALRNAFEGAGITLANGGILCAIADREKEEALPLLKRFADLGITLYATPNTAEALRNANVMNVVPIEKDRDKIESLLKSGAIRFVLNIPTRGQDPDRIGFMIRRFSVEMRIPCLTSLDTAGAFLLAWEAKREATPHAFVG, via the coding sequence TTGTCTACGCAACCTAATCTCAGCACCATTCTTGTGATCGGTTCAGGTCCCATCATTATCGGGCAAGCGGCCGAGTTCGATTACGCGGGGACGCAAGCGTGCAAAGCCTTGAGGGAAGAAGGATACCGCGTCATCCTGGTCAATTCCAACCCGGCGACGATCATGACCGATCAGGATATTGCGGATGTCGTCTATATGGAACCCCTCACCGTCGATGTGATCAGCCGCATCATCGAGAAGGAACGTCCACAAGGACTGTTGGCAACCTTAGGCGGGCAGACTGCACTCAACCTGGCGGTACAACTGTCGGAAAGCGGTGTGCTTGAAAAATTCGGGGTTTCGATTCTGGGAACCCCGCTCGAATCGATTAAACGTGCGGAAGATCGCCAGCTTTTTAAGGAAATGATGCAGTCGATCGGACAGCCGATTCCGGAGAGTCTCGTCGTCGAGACGCTGGAAGAAGGATTGGAGTTTGTAAAACAAATCGGCCTACCGGTCATCATCCGTCCCGCATATACGCTTGGCGGAACGGGCGGCGGCATTGCGGAAACGATGGAGCAATTTCTCGCGATTGCCACGAGAGGATTGAAACAATCGCCCATCGGGCAGATTCTTGTGGAAAAGAGCATCCGCGGTTGGAAAGAGATCGAATATGAGGTGATGCGTGATGCCAATGATACATGCATTACCATCTGTAATATGGAGAATATCGACCCTGTAGGCGTGCACACGGGCGACAGCATCGTGGTGGCACCTTCTCAAACATTGACGGACCAAGAATATCAAATGCTGCGGACCGCCGCATGTGATATCATTCGTGAACTGAAGATCGAAGGCGGGTGCAACGTGCAATTCGCTTTGCATCCAACATCCAAACAATATTACGTGATCGAAGTCAATCCGCGCGTATCCCGTTCCTCCGCCCTCGCTTCGAAGGCGACCGGCTATCCGATCGCCAAAATCGCCGCCAAGATCGCCGTGGGGCATCATCTTGATCAAATCATCAACCCTGTAACAGGAAAAACGTATGCGTCTTTTGAACCGGCGCTCGATTATGTGGTGGTAAAAGTGCCGCGTTGGCCGTTTGACAAGTTTTCCACCGCCGATCGCACATTGGGAACGCAGATGAAAGCGACGGGTGAAGTCATGGCTTTGGAACGCACGTTTGAAGCTGCATTACAAAAAGCGTTGCGTTCGCTGGAGATCGGTGCGGACGGTTTGGAGTGGAAAGCGTTGAAACAACTGTCCACCGATGAGATTTACAACTATCTTGCAGGCGAACCGGATGACAGACGGATGTTCTATCTGGCTGAAGCGTTCCGTCGCGGAATGACAGTGGAAGAAGCGTCAGAACGGACGGGGATCGATCGCTTCTTCCTTCGAAAAATTGCCGATCTCATTCACACGGAACAGGAACTGTCAAAAATCGGACTGTCCGCTCTCACACCGGAAATGATGTTGCGCGCAAAACAGCTCGGTTTCTCTGATTCGCGCATTGCCAAGCTGGTTGGTTCAGATGAGCGGACGATTCGGGAGTGGCGCGAAAGAAACGGGATCCGTCCTGCATACTTGCTCGTCGATACATGCGCCGCCGAGTTTGAATCCGCAACGCCCTACTATTATTCCACATACAGCGGTTCCGACGAAGTGCCTGCCACTAACGGTAAGAAAGCAATGGTGTTAGGTTCCGGTCCGATCCGCATCGGCCAGGGGATCGAGTTCGATTACTGTTCGGTTCATGCGATCTGGGCATTGAAGAAACAAGGATACGAAACGATTATCATGAATAACAACCCGGAAACGGTTTCTACCGATTTTGACACAGCCGATCGCTTATATTTCGAACCTTTAACAGTAGAAAACGTTCTCGACGTCATTGAAAAAGAGGGTGTTGAACAAGTATTCGTGCAATTTGGCGGCCAGACGGCAATCAATCTGGCAGGACCTTTGGCCGAATATGGAGTTCCCATAGCGGGGACATCGCTTGCAGCGATCGACCGCGCGGAGAATAGGGAAGCGTTCCGCGATTTCCTGTTGAAACAGGGGATCCCGCAATCGGAAGGCGGTACTGCGTTTGATGTCCCGGGTGCGGTTCGTGTCGCGGAACAGCTGGGCTATCCTGTGATTGTCCGTCCTTCCTATGTGATCGGAGGCCGCGCGATGGCGGTCGTGCACAATGAGCGGGAACTGGTCGAATACATGAGCCTGGCTGCGAATGTCAACCCGGATCAACCGGTGTTGATCGACCAGTACCTTTGCGGCAAAGAAGTGGAAGTTGATGCGGTCAGCGACGGAAAACACGTCTTGATTCCCGGAATTTTCGAGCATATCGAACGGGCGGGGGTGCATTCGGGAGATTCGATGGCTGTCTATCCGCCGCAAAGCTTAAGCGAAGAAGAGATCGCCACTTTGGTCGACTATACGGAACGTATCGCCAAACATCTGCCGGTCATCGGCTTGGTCAATATCCAGTTTGTGATTTATCAGGGGAATATTTACGTATTGGAAGTGAACCCGCGTGCTTCGCGGACCGTACCGATCATTTCGAAAGTAACGGGGATTCCTATGGTGGACTTGTCCATCCAGGTGCAGTGCGGCAAATCGTTGGCTGATCTGCCATACGGAACAGGACTGGCGGCGAATCGCCCCTTCGTCGTCGTAAAAGCGCCCGTCTTTTCCTTCGCCAAAATCACCGGTTTCGATATTCATCTCGGACCGGAAATGAAGTCGACAGGGGAAGTGCTGGGGATTGGAGACGATTATCCTGCGGCTTTGCGGAACGCATTCGAGGGAGCAGGTATAACACTTGCAAACGGCGGAATCCTCTGTGCGATCGCCGATCGCGAGAAAGAAGAAGCGTTACCGCTGCTCAAGCGGTTTGCCGATCTCGGTATTACGTTGTACGCGACCCCCAATACAGCCGAAGCGTTGCGGAACGCAAATGTCATGAACGTGGTACCGATCGAAAAGGATCGGGATAAGATAGAAAGTTTGCTGAAATCGGGTGCGATCCGCTTCGTATTGAATATTCCGACTCGCGGTCAAGATCCTGACCGTATCGGTTTCATGATTCGCCGTTTCTCGGTGGAAATGCGCATTCCTTGTTTAACATCGTTGGATACGGCGGGGGCGTTTCTCCTGGCATGGGAAGCGAAACGGGAGGCAACCCCGCACGCGTTTGTCGGTTAA